A window of Zonotrichia leucophrys gambelii isolate GWCS_2022_RI chromosome 11, RI_Zleu_2.0, whole genome shotgun sequence contains these coding sequences:
- the LOC135452977 gene encoding LOW QUALITY PROTEIN: receptor-interacting serine/threonine-protein kinase 2-like (The sequence of the model RefSeq protein was modified relative to this genomic sequence to represent the inferred CDS: inserted 1 base in 1 codon), with amino-acid sequence MANSLPVVAQEDLESFTLIRTGSGFALKAFHISWNTPISVKLLSSQDTTGREWKLLLQDIASVRHYESEHLLPFLGIYQCHGLVGIVTEWMNNGSLQSLIHEHQLYPEVPFPLLIRILSDVAEGLQHLHSLEPALCHCSLKPSNVLLDVHYRAKISDYGLSNWRKQQLRSDLQNCQQRNCQDLVYLPPEILEGGLPSQEGDIYSFGILCWESLSRQKPFEGQGTLLDVLRGICSSLRPGISEKFIPSNLPERNRLLHLIALCWHQEPDYRPHTAECVHLLNGVLTSINKEAISAAIYNLMDAKERALNACKGSETFTLQRGTCNSQIICPQKGNRLISKKIPLAVPSLSTVLPDSSANTAGRDNIEIGVSSTTPQNATKGSERRKPSSFCTNPSSGSTAGKESSQHKSPAVALQHRPQPMHLGQAVTGPCSKGSCCQILACQRQSILSCMTEGLLNHVLDALRSQQALSRGDYESISAQPTVTARARALLDTCLCLGERAAQAALSALAANRSSPLGQVIHXPGCPAKVNRLLL; translated from the exons ATGGCCAATTCATTACCTGTGGTGGCCCAGGAAGATTTGGAAAGCTTTACCTTGATCAGGACAGGCTCAGGCTTTGCACTCAAAGCCTTTCATATTTCCTGGAACACTCCCATCTCTGtgaagctgctgagcagccaggacacCACAGGCAG ggaGTGGAAGTTGCTACTTCAGGACATAGCAAGTGTCAGACACTATGAGTCTGAAcatctcctgcctttccttgggatttacCAGTGCCATGGACTTGTGGGGATAGTGACTGAATGGATGAACAATGGATCCCTCCAATCCCTCATCCATGAG CATCAGCTGTACCCAGAGGTTCCCTTTCCCTTACTCATAAGGATCCTGTCAGATGTGGCTGAAGGGCTGCAGCATCTTCACAGCCTGGAACCTGCTCTCTGCCACTGCAGCCTCAAACCTTCCAATGTGCTTTTGGATGTGCACTACAGAGCCAAG ATATCAGATTATGGCCTAAGCAACTGGAGGAAACAGCAGCTGAGGTCAGACCTGCAGAACTGCCAGCAGAGAAACTGCCAGGATTTAGTGTATCTTCCTCCTGAAATACTTGAAGGAGGCCTCCCTTCCCAGGAAGGTGACATTTACAG ttttggaatCCTGTGTTGGGAGAGCCTCAGCAGACAGAAACCCTTTGAAG GTCAAGGAACCCTGCTTGATGTTTTGAGAGGAATCTGCAGCAGTTTGCGGCCAGGCATTTCAGAAAAGTTCATACCAAGCAATTTGCCTGAGAGGAACAGACTGCTGCACCTcattgctctgtgctggcatCAAGAACCAGATTATAGACCACACACTGCAG AATGTGTACACCTTCTAAATGGAGTTTTGACTAGTATAAATAAGGAGGCAATTTCTGCAGCAATCTACAATTTGATGGATGCAAAG GAGAGAGCGCTGAACGCATGCAAAGGCTCCGAGACCTTCACCCTGCAGAGAGGCACCTGCAATTCACAG ATCATCTGTCCACAAAAAGGCAATCGCTTAATCAGCAAGAAAATTCCTCTTGCAGTGCCAAGCTTATCAACTGTTCTACCTGATAGCAGTGCAAATACAGCAGGAAGAGATAATATTGAGATTGGTGTGTCAAGTACTACCCCACAGAATGCAACCAAAG GCTCTGAGAGAAGAAAACCAAGCTCCTTTTGCACAAATCCTTCATCTGGCTCAACTGCAGGCAAAGAGAGCAGTCAGCATAAATCCCCAGCAGTGGCTCTTCAGCACAGACCACAACCAATGCACCTGGGACAAGCAGTGACAG GTCCttgcagcaaaggcagctgctgtcaAATCCTGGCCTGCCAGAGGCAGAGCATCCTGAGCTGCATGACCGAAGGGCTGCTGAACCACGTGCTGGACGCGCTGCGCTCGCAGCAGGCCCTGTCCCGCGGGGACTACGAGAGCATCAGTGCCCAGCCCACGGTGACCGCGCGCGCCCGCGCCCTGCTGGACACCTGCCTGTGCCTCGGCGagagggcagcacaggctgcactcTCTGCACTGGCAGCGAACAGATCCAGTCCTCTGGGACAAGTCATTC GCCCAGGCTGTCCTGCCAAGGTAAACAGGCTGTTGTTGTGA
- the LOC135452618 gene encoding serine/arginine repetitive matrix protein 1-like produces the protein MAAPTPPHPPTDASEPRRPPSPPPPPPPPPPRPSPAEIRYLPHGPPEGEAASRPPAPRGLRGTLRHPLVRREVFAGPELPPAPRSSRRPLRYRWVRGATIATPAAAGAGDQAPPSPPGQDGEEP, from the coding sequence ATGGCCGCCCCTActccaccccacccccccacgGACGCATCAGAGCCACGGCGTCCTCCGTCAccgcctccgccgccgcctccgcctcCTCCTCGTCCTTCCCCGGCTGAAATCCGCTACCTCCCGCATGGTCCCCCCGAGGGAGAAGCCGCAAGTCGCCCACCGGCTCCGCGGGGGTTACGCGGGACCCTGCGGCATCCGCTGGTGCGCAGGGAAGTGTTTGCCGGGCCAGagctccccccagccccgcggAGTTCCCGTCGGCCCCTCCGCTACCGGTGGGTGAGGGGAGCCACGATCGCCACCCCCGCCGCAGCCGGAGCGGGGGACCAGGCTCCCCCTTCCCCGCCggggcaggatggagaggagccCTAG